Sequence from the Nocardia cyriacigeorgica GUH-2 genome:
TCGACGACATCGACGTCATCGAGATCAACGAGGCCTTCGCCCCGGTGGTGCTGGCCTGGTTGAAGGAGACCGGCGCGGATCCGGAGAAGGTGAACGTCAACGGTGGCGCCATCGCCCTCGGCCACCCACTCGGCGCCACCGGCGCCAAGCTGTTCGCCACCCTGCTCAACGAGTTGGAGCGGATCAACGGGCGCTACGGTCTGCTCACCATCTGCGAGGGTGGCGGCACGGCCAACGTCACGATCATCGAGCGACTGGCTCGCTGACCCACTCGGGCCGGCGGCCGCTTTGTCAGGCCGACACGTCCGGCACCCGAACCGGCCGCCCACCCTCCGCGAGCGAATGCGCACCGGCCACCCCGACCAGCGACGCGGCAACCGCCGAACGCACGGGAATCAACGGTGCCGCACCGTGTTCCATGGTGGCGCGGAACCCCTCGAGCAGCACGACGGTGCCCTCGGCCATCCGGTCCACCGGATGGCCGTTCACCAGGTGGGGGCGGGGCTGACGGATGTCCTCATGCGGACGCCCGTCGGGCCGGGTCCAGCCTTCCGTGCGTACCCGGACCGACCAGGCGCCGTCCCCGCCGGCACGCAGCGATTCGGCCAGGCCGTGCGCGCCGCGCACCGATATCCAGCTCCAGTGGCTGTCGGGTTCGCCGGCGAGGAAGCCGTGCCGGGCCAGCGCCAGCGTGCCATCCGAGAGCCGGATGACCAGCACGACAGCGGCAGGACGTGCACCGTCCGGGCCTACCGGGAAGGCACTGACCTCGACCGGCCACGCCCTGGTGAGACTCAGCAGCGGCGATACCGTGTGCGTGCAGTACGCCGTCGCCGCAATGCGTCCACGCCAGTGCGCCGGGTCGCCGATGAGCCCGTCGATATCCTGCGGCGACAGGCTGTGCAGATAGTCGGCCTCCACCGCCACCACAGCACCGATCTCGCCGGACTCGATCGACTCACGCACCAGCCGCGCATGCGGATGGAAGACATAGTTTTCGGCGAACGAGTAAGTAGCCGTGGACCGCTCGGCGGCGGCGATGAGTTCACGCCCCTCCTGCTCGGACACGCAGGCCGCCGTCTCCGACAGCACGTGGGCCCCACGATCGAGGAACGCCACGGCGAGCTCGGCGTGGGCGTCGAAATCATTCGCGAGGATCACACTGTCGAGTCCCGCGTCGACTAGATCGGCCCACTCCCGGCTCGCCAGGGCGCCCGGGAACCTCGCGCGAGCTGCTGCCAGGCGTTCGGTGTCGCGATCACAGATCGCCGCTACCTCGAGTCCGATCCGTTCGGCCCACTCGGCCATATACAGGCCGCGCAGCAACCCGACGATTCCGATACGCATGGGTTTCGTTGTATCGGCGGTCCCGGTGAACGCACAATCGGTTTTCGCTCCCGCGCCGAGCATCACGCGTCGACCCGAAACGAGGTCAGGCGGCCTCCCGCGAAGGGAGACCGCCTGACCGGTGACCGAGCAGACTCGGTTACGAGGACGCGCCGGGGGTCGCCCGGGCGTCGTGGGTGAGCGCGGCGATTGTGTCTATCCGCGCGACCGCATCGCGCACGATGCGGTCGATGAGTTCCTGGCAGGTGGGCAGGTCGTCGATGATGCCGGTGACCTGGCCTGCGGCGAGCACACC
This genomic interval carries:
- a CDS encoding Gfo/Idh/MocA family protein produces the protein MRIGIVGLLRGLYMAEWAERIGLEVAAICDRDTERLAAARARFPGALASREWADLVDAGLDSVILANDFDAHAELAVAFLDRGAHVLSETAACVSEQEGRELIAAAERSTATYSFAENYVFHPHARLVRESIESGEIGAVVAVEADYLHSLSPQDIDGLIGDPAHWRGRIAATAYCTHTVSPLLSLTRAWPVEVSAFPVGPDGARPAAVVLVIRLSDGTLALARHGFLAGEPDSHWSWISVRGAHGLAESLRAGGDGAWSVRVRTEGWTRPDGRPHEDIRQPRPHLVNGHPVDRMAEGTVVLLEGFRATMEHGAAPLIPVRSAVAASLVGVAGAHSLAEGGRPVRVPDVSA